A segment of the Panacibacter ginsenosidivorans genome:
ATTGTGCATTTCCCAAAACTTACCTTCCTGAACAGCGGCAACTGCAGCTTCTGCTGCTTTCATGCTACGCTGGTGAATTCTTGTAAGAGGGAAATGACGAAAATTAAATTTTACCTTACCATCGTAATCCTGCAAAACCTGTTTCACCACTTCATTTGCCTTGGCGCAATCCTCATTTTCATATTCACCAAACTCCATGATTGTTACAGGAGCATCGCTGCTACCTACAAATACTTTTTTAGGGTCTATGATTTCTACTACCTCTTTTTTAAATGCCATAACTAACTCCTTTTCTTTGTTTTGATATGAAAACAAATGCCATCGCGATGCGATGGCACTGTATTTATTTTCTTTTTCCGTTTGCTTTTTCAAGTTCCGGAGTTTCATTCCGGAATACAACTGTTCCATCGAACACATCCACCAGTACTGGTTTTGACTTATCAATATCCCCGGCCAAAATTCGCTTACTTAATTGATTTACAATCTCTTTCTGTATTAAACGCTTTAAAGGCCTGGCACCAAACTGTGGATCATATCCATTTTCTGCAAGAAAATCTACCAGGTAATCGCTGAACGTCAAATGTATACTATTTTCCGCAACCAACTGCTCTAATTGTTTCAATTGTATGTTAATGATGTTCCGGATCTCCTTTTTAAGTAATGGATGGAACATAATTATCTCATCTACCCTGTTAAGAAACTCAGGACGTATAGTTTGACGTAACAGGTTCATTACCTCTATCTTAGCTCTACCAGTAGCTTGCTCTACATTGTCTTCATCAACATTTTCGAAGGCGTCTTGAATAAGGTGGCTACCAATATTGCTGGTCATAATAATAATTGTATTTTTAAAATTTACCACCCTCCCTTTGTTGTCGGTAAGGCGCCCATCATCCAAAACCTGCAACAAAACATTCCAGACATCCGGATGCGCTTTTTCTATTTCATCCAACAAAACCACGCTGTACGGTTTACGACGAACTGCTTCTGTAAGCTGGCCACCTTCATCATAACCTACATATCCGGGAGGCGCACCAACTAAACGTGATACCGTATGTTTTTCCTGGTATTCGCTCATATCAATACGCGTCATCATACTTTCATCATCAAAAAGATAAGCCGCCAACGCTTTTGCCAACTCTGTTTTACCTACACCGGTAGTACCAAGAAATATAAAGGAGCCAATAGGTTTTTTAGGATCCTGCAAGCCGGCACGGCTCCTTCTTACCGCATCTGCTACTGCAACAATTGCTTCATGCTGACCTACTACTCTTTCGTGTAAATGCTCTTCAAGATGTAAAAGTTTTTCCCTTTCACTTTGCAGCATTTTTGCAACAGGTATACCAGTA
Coding sequences within it:
- a CDS encoding DsbA family protein, translated to MKKQTEKENKYSAIASRWHLFSYQNKEKELVMAFKKEVVEIIDPKKVFVGSSDAPVTIMEFGEYENEDCAKANEVVKQVLQDYDGKVKFNFRHFPLTRIHQRSMKAAEAAVAAVQEGKFWEMHNEMFNNRRNLGTISLKLHSKEVGISNKNFLTDLVNGTYGWHVQDDLKEGIDRGVKELPAFFINDEPLQGKPTYANISAAIDAALKKSKKKTTQKQVA